The window TACGCTCCATCATGAATTTGCAAAAGCCGTGGTGGCTCCTACCATAATTAATTTTCTGATACGCACCGATACCCATCCTGAAGAGATCACATGGGAAATCCTGAACTCAGGCGGCGGAGTTGTCCACTCCGGAGGACCATATACTCAGGCCAATACAATGCTATCCCAGGAACTGGAGATCAATGATGAGGATTGTTACCAGTTCAGAATATACGACAGTGGAGGTGATGGACTCATACTTCCGGGCTTTTATGCACTGTATTATGGCGGCAGCAATTATATTGCCACAGGAACCGAATTTGGCTTCATTGATACTGCCTATTTCTCCGTTTCAACAGGTACAGGGTTTGCAGAACTGAACTCTGCCCTTGATATTAATGTTTATCCAAATCCTGCAAAGGATATGGTGAATCTTGACTTCTTCCTGGAAAAGCCTGCAAGCATCAGCCTGGAGGTAATGGATATAACAGGTAATGTTGTTATAATGGAAGGATTTGGCTGGCAGGAGCAAGGACCGGCAAGGCTGCAGTTCAGGACTTCATCGTTGGCAACCGGAACATATTTCCTGCGTATCCGGGCGGGTGAATACACTTTCAATGAAAGATTCGTGAAGGCGGAGTAAAGCCTTATTACTCTAATGGTTTTTCCAGAGTTTGTCTTGAAAAAGTATGGAAAAACCCCATTGCATTGATATTCAATCATTCATAATTTAGTCGCGGGGAAAAACTGAAACATTCAGTGCTTTCCCCTTTACTCTTATACAGGGAAACCTTTATTATTAAAGGTATGCGAAGTTATAAAGACCAGGCATATAAAATCGCAGCCATTGTTCTTGTTTTGACAATGAATACGGTTCGTAGCAATGCACAGGAAATGCTGGGCATGG of the Bacteroidota bacterium genome contains:
- a CDS encoding T9SS type A sorting domain-containing protein; protein product: KKMIPDHYGTTLPGSFEPGDYMIIQGSWALQNIYDMDMLGVVGFIQDNAGKEVQQAANSSADPLTPLYNTEVTVTAVGNISETNCLGVVTPVVTIRNNGGNEVTSMNIHYHVNGEELHTVPWSGSLSFLESAIIGLPEISFSIEDMNDLVIYTSDPNGITDEYVKNDTLHHEFAKAVVAPTIINFLIRTDTHPEEITWEILNSGGGVVHSGGPYTQANTMLSQELEINDEDCYQFRIYDSGGDGLILPGFYALYYGGSNYIATGTEFGFIDTAYFSVSTGTGFAELNSALDINVYPNPAKDMVNLDFFLEKPASISLEVMDITGNVVIMEGFGWQEQGPARLQFRTSSLATGTYFLRIRAGEYTFNERFVKAE